Proteins from a single region of Mucilaginibacter daejeonensis:
- a CDS encoding isoaspartyl peptidase/L-asparaginase codes for MKIIIHGGFFSESNTNYEVKVAKQQALTDIVKQGYEYLRTHTALETVTYTTSLLEDCDLFNAGTGSQIQSDGKIRLSASLMDGVTSKFSGVINIEDVKNPILIAQKLMGYDDRVLSGNGAQVFARENGFDHYNPETPQRRQEYEQKLHDSIRLGTVGCVALDAQGNLAAATSTGGKGFEIPGRVSDSATVAGNYANGFAGISCTGVGEDIVSGAIAAKIVTRVTDGMKLQLAVEKTLTEVQPFDGFVGIIGLTANGEVYHADTHPYMVWACYDEGVEVFS; via the coding sequence ATGAAAATCATTATACACGGCGGCTTCTTTAGCGAGTCGAACACTAACTATGAGGTAAAGGTGGCCAAGCAACAGGCCCTTACTGACATTGTTAAGCAAGGCTACGAGTACCTGCGTACGCATACCGCACTGGAGACCGTGACCTATACCACCAGCCTGTTGGAGGACTGCGACCTTTTCAATGCCGGTACCGGATCGCAGATCCAAAGCGATGGCAAGATCCGCCTTAGCGCCTCACTAATGGATGGCGTTACCTCCAAGTTCTCGGGCGTGATCAACATCGAGGATGTGAAGAACCCTATACTGATCGCACAAAAGCTGATGGGCTATGATGACCGTGTACTAAGCGGCAACGGAGCCCAGGTATTTGCCCGTGAGAACGGCTTTGACCACTACAACCCGGAAACGCCCCAGCGCAGGCAGGAGTACGAGCAAAAGCTGCATGATTCGATCCGCTTAGGTACCGTAGGTTGCGTGGCTTTAGATGCGCAGGGTAACCTGGCCGCTGCTACCTCTACCGGAGGTAAAGGCTTCGAGATACCGGGCCGTGTGAGCGATTCGGCCACGGTGGCGGGTAATTACGCCAATGGCTTTGCAGGCATATCATGCACCGGTGTGGGCGAGGATATCGTAAGCGGTGCCATAGCCGCCAAGATCGTGACCCGTGTTACCGATGGGATGAAATTACAATTGGCTGTTGAAAAAACTTTAACTGAAGTGCAACCTTTTGACGGCTTTGTAGGTATAATCGGGCTGACAGCAAATGGAGAGGTTTACCACGCTGATACTCATCCCTATATGGTATGGGCGTGTTATGATGAAGGTGTAGAGGTTTTTAGCTGA
- a CDS encoding SDR family oxidoreductase: MNFSGKNVVITGGTTGIGLATAKAFINAGAKVWITGRKAENLQNAANEINSPELNTIVSDTSKLADIQLLEKAIVESGNKIDVLFLNAGIATFTPIEQATEADFDAQFNTNVKGHFFTLQKLIPHLASGSAVIFTSSTVATATGVGTSVYSATKGALNKIAQIAANELADRKIRVNIVSPGPIQTPGLEYALPAEAKPQLAAATALQRLGEADEVAKTVLFLASDDASFITGTELLVDGGYINYALK; the protein is encoded by the coding sequence ATGAATTTTTCAGGAAAAAATGTAGTGATCACCGGCGGCACCACCGGCATTGGGTTAGCCACCGCCAAAGCATTTATCAATGCCGGAGCCAAAGTTTGGATCACCGGCCGTAAAGCAGAGAACCTGCAGAACGCAGCAAATGAGATCAATAGTCCCGAATTGAACACGATCGTATCAGATACATCGAAGTTAGCAGATATCCAGTTATTAGAAAAAGCTATTGTCGAAAGCGGTAACAAAATCGATGTGCTATTCCTGAACGCGGGTATAGCTACCTTTACCCCGATCGAACAGGCCACCGAAGCAGATTTTGATGCCCAGTTCAACACTAATGTTAAAGGGCATTTCTTCACTTTGCAAAAGCTGATCCCGCACTTGGCCAGCGGATCGGCCGTGATCTTTACGTCGTCAACAGTGGCTACGGCCACCGGCGTGGGTACCAGTGTATACTCGGCAACCAAAGGCGCCCTGAACAAGATAGCCCAGATCGCTGCTAACGAACTGGCCGACCGGAAGATCCGCGTAAATATCGTAAGTCCGGGCCCTATACAAACCCCCGGTTTAGAATACGCCTTACCTGCTGAAGCCAAGCCACAACTGGCCGCCGCCACAGCATTACAACGTTTGGGGGAGGCCGATGAGGTGGCAAAAACAGTATTGTTCCTGGCCTCAGATGATGCCAGTTTTATTACCGGCACCGAATTACTGGTGGATGGCGGTTACATCAACTATGCGCTTAAGTAA
- a CDS encoding TetR/AcrR family transcriptional regulator has translation MEADKIRESIKRSSQELFRKFGYHKTSVNEIAKKTKIAKATIYKYFESKEAILHSLLMDYIQVSVDDLINGDSPELDEETHLSNLIMKTCRLSYTVCNEFIGWDFIRESTNSQEFLRNLSNELEELLVSSFNQIAGSMRKHSGYQQRIRFLIKCSKNIVFSFAFTSVSDSDVRKNFVSFQKEILPYLVKAAITVG, from the coding sequence ATGGAAGCCGATAAAATAAGAGAAAGCATCAAACGATCCTCGCAGGAGCTGTTTCGCAAATTCGGGTACCATAAGACCAGTGTTAACGAGATCGCCAAAAAGACCAAGATCGCCAAGGCCACCATCTATAAATATTTCGAGAGTAAAGAGGCTATTCTGCACTCACTGCTAATGGACTATATCCAGGTGAGTGTAGATGACCTTATCAACGGCGATTCGCCTGAACTGGATGAGGAAACGCACCTGAGTAACCTCATCATGAAGACCTGCCGCCTCTCGTATACGGTGTGCAACGAGTTCATCGGGTGGGATTTCATCCGCGAGTCTACCAACTCGCAGGAATTCCTGCGCAACCTGTCTAACGAGTTGGAGGAATTACTGGTGAGCTCTTTTAACCAGATAGCAGGCAGTATGCGTAAGCACAGCGGTTACCAGCAACGTATCCGTTTCCTGATCAAGTGCAGCAAGAACATCGTATTCAGCTTTGCGTTCACCTCCGTTAGCGATAGCGATGTGCGCAAAAATTTCGTTTCCTTCCAAAAAGAGATACTGCCTTACCTGGTAAAAGCCGCGATCACCGTAGGTTAA
- a CDS encoding PIN domain-containing protein, with product MTRVFVDSDILLDFILQRVPYFNVAADIIQLSGEGSVKCFSSVHGIVNVHYFAKKIFGEQATRAMLLEIMKLVDVVTENSNAVKQALTSEFSDFEDAVQYQAALNAGANYIITRNLKDYKHSAIPVMTAEQFLRTIYKA from the coding sequence ATGACAAGGGTGTTTGTTGACTCTGATATATTATTAGACTTCATTTTACAACGGGTACCATATTTTAACGTAGCAGCAGATATCATACAGTTGAGCGGCGAGGGGTCCGTAAAATGCTTTTCATCAGTTCACGGCATCGTTAATGTTCACTATTTCGCGAAGAAGATATTTGGTGAACAAGCAACGAGAGCGATGTTGCTTGAGATCATGAAATTGGTAGACGTTGTTACAGAAAATAGTAACGCTGTTAAACAAGCGCTCACGTCCGAGTTCTCTGACTTTGAAGATGCCGTTCAGTATCAAGCAGCATTAAATGCAGGAGCCAACTACATCATCACCCGCAACCTCAAAGACTATAAACACTCGGCCATACCGGTCATGACGGCCGAGCAATTTTTAAGAACAATATACAAAGCCTGA
- the pheS gene encoding phenylalanine--tRNA ligase subunit alpha, producing the protein MQEQIDRYTAEIEAYNPANAEELEAFRIKYLGTKGLIKDLFEQFKTNTTPEEKRTLGKVLNQFKQFAEGKYQALKEHFDAQVVTGGNQQDLTLPGEGFAVGSRHPLSLVRNEIIDIFKRLGFVVAEGPEIEDDWHNFSALNFPEEHPARDMQDTFFITKDGSRDSIALRTHTSSVQVRMMESGKPPFRAIMPGRVYRNEAISARAHCFFHQVEGLYVDENVSFADLKQTLFHFVQELYGEGTKVRFRPSYFPFTEPSAEMDISCTICKGAGCNMCKHTGWVEILGCGMVDPNVLENCGIDSEKYTGFAFGMGIERITNLKYVIRDLRLFSENDVRFLKQFKADIV; encoded by the coding sequence ATGCAGGAACAAATAGATCGATATACCGCCGAGATAGAAGCTTATAACCCGGCAAACGCTGAAGAACTGGAAGCTTTCCGGATCAAATATTTAGGTACTAAAGGACTCATCAAAGACCTTTTTGAGCAGTTCAAGACCAATACCACCCCTGAAGAGAAACGTACTTTAGGTAAAGTGCTTAACCAGTTCAAGCAATTTGCCGAAGGTAAATATCAAGCGCTAAAAGAACATTTTGATGCCCAGGTGGTGACCGGCGGCAACCAACAGGACCTGACTCTGCCGGGCGAGGGTTTTGCGGTAGGCTCACGCCACCCGCTATCACTGGTACGTAACGAGATCATCGACATTTTCAAACGTTTAGGTTTCGTGGTGGCCGAAGGCCCTGAGATCGAGGACGACTGGCACAACTTCTCGGCACTGAACTTCCCTGAAGAACACCCTGCCCGCGATATGCAGGACACTTTCTTCATCACTAAAGATGGTAGCCGTGATAGCATCGCGCTACGTACCCATACCTCATCGGTACAGGTGCGCATGATGGAGAGCGGTAAGCCGCCGTTCAGGGCCATTATGCCGGGCCGTGTTTACCGTAACGAGGCCATTTCAGCACGTGCGCACTGCTTCTTCCACCAGGTAGAAGGCTTGTACGTGGACGAGAACGTTTCGTTCGCCGATCTAAAGCAGACATTGTTCCATTTCGTACAGGAGCTTTACGGCGAAGGTACCAAGGTAAGGTTTCGCCCGTCGTACTTCCCGTTCACTGAGCCATCGGCCGAAATGGATATCTCTTGTACCATTTGTAAAGGTGCCGGCTGTAACATGTGCAAACACACCGGTTGGGTAGAGATATTGGGCTGCGGCATGGTAGACCCTAACGTGTTGGAGAATTGCGGTATAGATAGTGAAAAATATACTGGCTTTGCCTTCGGTATGGGTATCGAACGTATCACCAATCTCAAATACGTGATCCGCGATCTTCGCTTGTTCTCCGAGAATGATGTACGCTTCCTGAAGCAGTTCAAGGCTGATATAGTTTAG
- the kbl gene encoding glycine C-acetyltransferase has protein sequence MYETLRPVLQQELAEIENAGLYKRERVITSPQGADIEVLGGQEVINFCANNYLGLSSHPKVIEAAKKAIDDHGYGLSSVRFICGTQDVHKELEKKLSEFLGTEDTILYAAAFDANGGVFEPLFNDQDAIISDELNHASIIDGIRLCKAQRHRYKHDDMADLEDKLKATQELRHRIIVTDGAFSMDGTIAQLDKICDLADRYNALVMIDESHCSGFMGKTGRGTHEHHNVMGRIDIITGTLGKALGGASGGFTSGRKEIIDMLRQRSRPYLFSNTLAPSIAGASITVLDMLTEATTLRDKLESNTQYFRAKMTEAGFDIKPGVHPIVPVMLYDAKLSQQFAARMLEEGIYVIGFYYPVVPQGKARIRVQISAAHDQEHLDKAIAAFTKVGKELGVIK, from the coding sequence ATGTACGAAACACTAAGACCGGTTTTACAACAGGAGCTCGCCGAGATAGAGAATGCAGGGCTGTATAAGAGAGAGCGGGTGATCACCTCACCGCAAGGTGCTGATATTGAAGTACTGGGCGGGCAGGAAGTGATCAACTTTTGTGCGAATAATTACCTGGGTCTTTCGTCGCACCCGAAGGTTATTGAAGCGGCCAAAAAAGCCATCGATGATCACGGTTACGGGTTGTCATCGGTACGTTTCATTTGCGGTACGCAGGATGTACATAAGGAGTTGGAAAAAAAACTTTCTGAGTTTCTGGGCACTGAGGATACGATCCTTTACGCTGCGGCCTTTGATGCCAACGGAGGTGTGTTCGAGCCATTGTTCAACGATCAGGATGCAATCATTTCTGACGAGTTGAACCATGCTTCGATCATTGATGGTATCCGGTTGTGTAAAGCGCAACGCCATCGCTATAAACATGACGACATGGCCGATCTGGAAGATAAACTAAAGGCCACCCAAGAGCTGCGTCACCGCATCATCGTTACTGACGGCGCGTTCAGCATGGACGGTACCATAGCACAATTGGATAAGATCTGTGACCTGGCCGATCGCTACAATGCCTTAGTGATGATCGATGAGAGCCATTGCTCAGGTTTCATGGGCAAGACCGGCCGTGGTACGCACGAACATCATAATGTGATGGGCCGTATCGACATCATTACCGGTACGCTGGGTAAAGCATTGGGTGGTGCATCTGGTGGTTTTACCTCGGGCCGTAAAGAGATCATTGACATGCTGCGCCAACGCTCACGACCGTACCTGTTCTCTAATACTTTGGCGCCATCTATAGCAGGTGCGTCCATCACAGTTTTAGATATGCTGACCGAGGCTACCACCCTGCGCGATAAACTGGAAAGCAACACGCAATACTTCCGCGCCAAAATGACCGAGGCCGGTTTCGATATCAAGCCAGGTGTACATCCGATCGTGCCGGTGATGCTGTACGATGCCAAGTTATCGCAACAGTTCGCCGCTCGTATGCTGGAAGAAGGTATCTATGTGATCGGCTTCTATTACCCGGTGGTGCCACAGGGCAAAGCACGTATCAGGGTGCAGATATCTGCCGCTCATGACCAGGAGCACCTTGACAAGGCCATTGCCGCCTTTACCAAGGTGGGCAAGGAACTGGGCGTGATCAAATAG
- a CDS encoding DUF5686 and carboxypeptidase regulatory-like domain-containing protein, producing the protein MRAHLLFLFFIILTFEVSAQTFRLSGKITDEKNAPVPFASIYIRNSTYGSITNEDGEYEFKLPAGTYTLVYRCVGYLEHNEKVTITSRVEERNVTLYNEPFVLQAEPGTGKETDPAVGIMEKVIAKRKYHKDQVDEYSCAVFVKGLQSIVSSPASLMNRSVANALQLDASGKGIIYQSESISKYNFKNPDRVREVMIASKTAGANAAFSYNKASDLQVSFYDNDFVIQGLSSRAFVSPFADNARHFYNYKLVGRSIKSGRQIDKIQVIPKRHNEAVYQGNIYVIEEDWRIYSVDLFVTKKDANINLVDTLDISQQYIPITDSVWLPTSTQFNFRGDVLGFKFKGYYLAVYNNYNLDPKFPKDFFNGEVMRIDTVANSRNKRYWTDNRPVPLTDLEARDYQKKDSLFAIQHTTAYLDSAERQRNHFSAFTNLIFGYQYYDRKTRQSLYLYPPHETIFYNTVEGWGIRLRPHYIKGFDNGQSFSVTPMLRYGFAAKLFSANVGLTYNYDPSNRGAFSARFGSDVLDLNNAGTRSLFFNTLSSLVSERNFVKLYRSKFGVVAWQREIQNGLFLESQLSYAERQQLYNTSFNHIFNNKEREYTANNPLANPPTVESPLFPTNQALTFKASLTYTFRQQYVVRPDGKFYEPAKYPKVRLNYRKGINGVLGSDVNYDFLSLDIFDDHLQTGLLGFSAFKLTAGTFLNHRSLYFMDYNHFFGNQGTVFNPTIGNFHFLPFYTYSTDRSFVEAHYEHNFAGNFLSKIPYIRALKLEELVGVNYLAQANHSNYSGVGNNQLIQSVKGNYTEAYIGVQRFVFRVDYGVAFDGSHKIMQGFRIFYGLR; encoded by the coding sequence ATGAGAGCACACCTACTTTTCCTATTTTTTATAATTCTTACCTTTGAGGTATCGGCACAAACTTTTCGCCTTTCGGGTAAGATCACCGATGAGAAGAACGCCCCTGTGCCGTTCGCATCGATCTATATCCGCAATTCTACCTACGGCTCGATCACTAATGAGGACGGCGAGTACGAGTTCAAACTCCCTGCCGGTACGTATACCCTTGTTTACCGCTGCGTAGGCTATCTGGAACACAATGAAAAAGTGACCATCACCAGCCGGGTGGAAGAGCGCAATGTTACCCTATACAATGAGCCGTTCGTATTGCAGGCCGAACCTGGCACCGGTAAGGAGACCGACCCTGCGGTAGGCATTATGGAAAAGGTGATCGCTAAACGCAAATATCACAAAGATCAGGTAGACGAGTATTCTTGTGCGGTATTTGTAAAAGGTTTGCAGAGCATCGTGAGTTCGCCGGCATCATTAATGAACCGTAGCGTGGCTAACGCCCTGCAGTTGGATGCCAGCGGAAAAGGTATCATATACCAATCAGAATCCATTTCAAAATACAATTTCAAGAATCCTGACCGGGTGCGCGAGGTCATGATCGCCTCTAAAACGGCAGGTGCCAATGCAGCGTTCAGCTACAACAAGGCGTCAGACCTCCAGGTAAGCTTCTATGACAACGACTTTGTGATCCAAGGTCTTAGCTCGCGGGCCTTTGTATCGCCATTTGCTGATAATGCACGCCACTTTTATAACTATAAACTGGTGGGCCGTTCGATCAAGAGCGGCAGGCAGATCGATAAGATACAAGTGATCCCCAAACGCCATAACGAGGCCGTTTACCAGGGCAACATCTATGTGATCGAGGAGGACTGGCGTATATACAGCGTAGACCTTTTTGTGACCAAGAAGGACGCCAACATTAACCTGGTAGATACGCTGGACATCAGCCAGCAATACATCCCGATCACGGATAGCGTATGGTTGCCTACCTCAACGCAATTCAACTTTAGGGGCGATGTGTTGGGCTTTAAGTTCAAAGGCTACTACTTAGCGGTATACAACAATTACAACCTTGACCCCAAGTTCCCTAAGGACTTTTTTAACGGTGAGGTGATGCGCATCGATACTGTAGCCAACTCGCGTAATAAACGTTACTGGACCGATAACCGCCCTGTGCCACTGACCGACCTCGAGGCCCGCGATTACCAAAAGAAAGATAGCCTTTTTGCCATTCAGCATACCACTGCTTACCTGGATTCGGCCGAGCGGCAACGTAACCATTTCAGCGCCTTTACTAACCTGATATTCGGTTACCAGTATTACGACCGTAAGACCAGGCAATCGCTATACCTGTACCCACCTCACGAGACCATTTTTTATAACACTGTAGAAGGCTGGGGTATTCGTTTGCGTCCGCATTATATCAAAGGCTTTGATAATGGCCAGTCGTTCAGTGTGACGCCGATGCTGCGTTATGGCTTTGCAGCCAAGCTGTTCAGTGCTAACGTGGGGCTTACGTACAATTACGATCCATCTAACCGCGGTGCGTTCTCGGCGCGCTTTGGTAGCGATGTGCTCGACCTCAACAATGCTGGTACCCGTTCCCTGTTCTTCAATACGCTGAGCTCGCTGGTATCTGAAAGGAACTTTGTGAAGCTATATCGCTCCAAATTTGGTGTGGTGGCCTGGCAGCGCGAGATCCAGAACGGTCTGTTCCTGGAGTCGCAGTTGTCATATGCCGAAAGACAGCAGTTGTATAACACCTCATTCAACCACATTTTTAACAACAAGGAAAGGGAATACACGGCCAACAACCCGTTAGCTAACCCGCCCACAGTGGAGTCACCATTGTTCCCTACCAACCAGGCACTTACTTTCAAGGCATCGCTTACGTACACCTTCAGGCAGCAATACGTGGTTAGGCCTGATGGCAAGTTCTACGAACCGGCCAAGTATCCTAAGGTTCGGTTGAACTACCGTAAGGGTATCAACGGGGTTTTAGGGTCTGATGTTAACTATGATTTCTTATCGCTCGATATATTTGACGACCACTTGCAAACTGGCCTCTTAGGCTTCTCGGCATTCAAATTAACGGCCGGTACCTTCCTGAACCACCGCAGCCTGTACTTTATGGATTATAACCACTTCTTTGGTAACCAGGGTACGGTGTTCAACCCAACGATCGGGAACTTCCACTTCTTGCCGTTCTATACCTACAGCACCGACCGCTCATTTGTGGAGGCACATTACGAGCACAATTTTGCGGGAAACTTCCTGAGCAAGATCCCGTACATCAGGGCTTTAAAGCTGGAAGAACTGGTGGGTGTGAATTACCTGGCGCAAGCCAACCACAGCAACTATTCGGGTGTGGGTAACAACCAGTTGATACAATCGGTAAAAGGCAACTATACCGAGGCTTATATAGGCGTACAGCGCTTTGTGTTCAGGGTAGATTATGGTGTGGCCTTTGATGGCAGCCATAAGATCATGCAAGGTTTCAGGATATTTTATGGCTTGAGATAA
- a CDS encoding DUF6364 family protein, translating into MTTIQLTLNVEDGIAEKLKAYTQRQHTDLNKLVEHLLGEVADEQQKLELAQAQRSTKTLKDYPEWLQKLVLSKEPTPDFDHKKEYGKHLEEKYGL; encoded by the coding sequence ATGACCACGATCCAGTTGACATTGAACGTTGAGGACGGTATAGCCGAAAAATTAAAGGCTTACACTCAAAGACAACATACTGATCTTAATAAGCTTGTTGAACATCTTTTGGGAGAGGTTGCAGATGAACAGCAGAAGTTGGAGCTTGCTCAGGCTCAGCGTTCGACGAAAACACTTAAGGATTATCCTGAATGGCTGCAAAAGTTAGTGCTTTCCAAAGAACCAACACCGGACTTCGACCATAAAAAAGAATATGGTAAGCACCTTGAGGAGAAATACGGTCTATGA
- a CDS encoding Rieske (2Fe-2S) protein translates to MMKKWYSLLLILIGIAGCGKDDGSYIPNVSVNFQAPLTDPRLTRLGSPGSAVAISGYGVAGLIIYRTTSGGYVAYDRCSSYEPEKRCAVNLDDTGLTATDPCSGSKFLLSDGSPVKAPASRSLRTYLVSVNNFNLIVSN, encoded by the coding sequence ATGATGAAAAAGTGGTATAGCTTGTTGTTGATCCTGATAGGTATTGCCGGCTGTGGCAAGGATGATGGCAGCTATATACCCAACGTATCGGTCAATTTCCAGGCACCGCTTACTGATCCGCGACTCACCCGTTTGGGCAGTCCGGGCAGTGCCGTTGCCATAAGTGGCTATGGCGTGGCCGGGTTGATCATTTACCGCACCACATCAGGCGGTTACGTGGCTTACGATCGTTGCAGCAGCTATGAGCCCGAAAAGCGTTGCGCCGTGAATCTTGATGATACCGGCCTCACCGCTACCGATCCCTGCAGCGGTTCAAAATTTCTGCTAAGCGATGGGTCGCCTGTTAAAGCTCCTGCCTCGCGGTCGTTACGCACATACCTTGTAAGTGTGAATAATTTTAACTTAATTGTGTCTAACTGA
- a CDS encoding winged helix-turn-helix transcriptional regulator produces the protein MAEYVCNPGHKKQIMAVHDAMDVLNGKWKISIISSICYYNKRRFSDILNDVEGISNKMLSKELKELEMNKLIVRTVHNTQPVTVDYNLTQYGKTLQTIIDHLAEWGLEHRKMITGK, from the coding sequence ATGGCCGAATATGTATGTAACCCCGGACACAAAAAGCAGATCATGGCCGTGCACGATGCCATGGATGTGTTGAACGGTAAATGGAAGATATCCATTATCTCATCCATCTGTTATTATAACAAACGTCGTTTCTCGGATATTTTGAATGATGTGGAAGGTATCTCCAACAAGATGTTGAGCAAGGAACTGAAAGAACTGGAGATGAACAAGCTGATCGTACGCACGGTACACAACACCCAACCGGTAACGGTCGATTACAACCTCACCCAGTACGGCAAGACCCTGCAGACCATTATCGATCATTTGGCCGAATGGGGCCTGGAGCACCGGAAAATGATCACGGGTAAATAA
- a CDS encoding carboxy terminal-processing peptidase, whose translation MFKRSYMFLVVGAALACQAATSPSKVVDGSNNLQPDQQQSLVLKEVASLISNYNYKKVPLNDSLSAVVYDRYLKALDENHNYLLATDIKDIERFRKGLDDDMKAGNLNNVFYIFNLYQKRYLERINYSLTQIDNKYDYNKNESFTYDREKEPWMANTTEMNKLWSQRVKYDLLNLKLASADVTKNKETLRKRYQNLISQSKKLSNQDVFQVYMDAFTESIDPHTNYFNPANAANFNIEMSRSLEGIGASLMSENEYVTIKTIVPGGPADKSKQINIDDRIIGVAQGKDGEFQDVVGWRLDNAIAIIRGTKGTVVRLKLLPKGVSASMKPKIVEMVREKIVLKDQLAKKEIRTYNSNGKTVKIGIINVPAFYIDFNAYRAKDPNYQSTTRDVKRILDTLKNMNVDGVVMDLRQNGGGSLIEAIELTGLFIKNGPVVQVRDTRNRVEVNEDEDPSVTYSGPMAVLTDRFSASASEIFAGAIQDYGRGLVIGTQTYGKGTVQSAIELDKVINPSLKEMITALAKKSSGTGAESKFGQLNLTVAKFYRISGSSTQHKGVMPDITFPSVIPLDKYGEDTEPSALPFDMIQKSNYTKVADLSSVIPQLTKLHEQRMASNANYKYMLEDIADYKKRAAETSVTLNEQDLKKQRDSEEQKTFERNNLRRQALGLAPLKKGQTRPKNEDLDFLKMEAGQILTDFVNMEKAARYTNNMAPSQP comes from the coding sequence ATGTTCAAAAGATCTTACATGTTCCTGGTGGTTGGTGCGGCCCTGGCGTGCCAAGCTGCTACCAGCCCATCCAAAGTTGTTGATGGGTCAAATAACCTACAACCTGATCAGCAGCAAAGCCTGGTACTTAAGGAGGTGGCCTCGCTCATATCTAACTACAATTACAAAAAGGTGCCGTTAAATGACTCATTGTCGGCCGTGGTGTATGACCGCTACCTGAAAGCGCTTGACGAGAACCACAATTACCTGCTGGCAACCGATATCAAGGACATCGAACGTTTCCGTAAGGGATTGGATGACGACATGAAGGCCGGTAACCTGAATAACGTTTTCTACATTTTTAACCTTTACCAAAAACGCTACCTCGAAAGGATCAACTACTCGCTCACACAGATCGACAATAAGTACGATTACAACAAGAACGAGAGTTTTACTTACGACCGCGAAAAAGAACCCTGGATGGCCAACACCACCGAGATGAACAAGCTTTGGAGCCAGCGCGTAAAGTATGACCTGCTTAACCTGAAACTGGCTAGTGCCGATGTGACCAAGAATAAGGAGACCCTGCGCAAGCGTTACCAGAACCTGATCTCGCAATCAAAAAAATTGTCTAACCAAGATGTGTTCCAGGTGTACATGGATGCCTTTACCGAATCCATTGATCCGCACACCAACTACTTTAACCCGGCCAACGCGGCCAACTTCAATATCGAGATGTCGCGCTCGCTTGAGGGTATCGGTGCATCGCTGATGTCGGAGAACGAATATGTGACCATCAAGACCATCGTACCGGGTGGCCCTGCCGATAAGAGCAAGCAAATCAACATTGACGACCGCATCATTGGTGTGGCTCAGGGTAAGGATGGCGAGTTCCAGGATGTGGTGGGCTGGCGTTTAGATAATGCTATTGCCATCATTCGTGGTACCAAAGGCACCGTGGTAAGGTTGAAGCTTTTACCTAAAGGTGTATCAGCCTCTATGAAACCAAAGATCGTGGAGATGGTACGCGAGAAGATCGTTTTGAAAGATCAGCTGGCTAAAAAAGAGATACGCACTTATAACTCCAATGGTAAGACGGTGAAGATCGGTATCATCAATGTGCCGGCCTTCTACATAGATTTTAACGCTTATCGCGCTAAGGACCCTAACTACCAAAGCACCACCCGCGATGTGAAACGTATACTGGATACGCTCAAGAACATGAACGTTGATGGTGTGGTGATGGACCTGCGCCAGAACGGTGGCGGATCGCTGATCGAAGCCATAGAGCTAACAGGCCTGTTCATCAAGAACGGCCCTGTGGTGCAGGTACGTGATACCCGTAACCGCGTAGAGGTGAACGAGGACGAAGACCCTTCAGTGACCTATTCGGGCCCTATGGCGGTACTGACCGACCGTTTCAGTGCATCGGCCTCTGAGATATTTGCAGGCGCTATACAAGATTATGGCCGTGGCCTGGTGATCGGTACTCAAACCTATGGTAAGGGTACGGTACAAAGCGCCATTGAGCTGGACAAGGTGATCAACCCATCATTGAAAGAGATGATCACTGCACTGGCAAAAAAATCAAGTGGCACCGGTGCCGAATCCAAATTCGGTCAGCTGAATCTTACTGTGGCTAAGTTCTACCGCATCAGCGGCAGTTCTACCCAGCACAAAGGCGTAATGCCTGATATCACTTTCCCATCGGTTATCCCGTTAGATAAATATGGTGAGGATACTGAGCCATCGGCACTGCCTTTCGATATGATACAGAAAAGCAACTACACTAAGGTAGCCGATCTGAGCAGCGTGATCCCGCAATTGACCAAACTGCACGAGCAGCGCATGGCGAGCAATGCCAACTACAAATACATGCTGGAAGATATTGCCGATTACAAAAAGCGTGCTGCCGAGACCAGCGTGACCCTGAACGAGCAGGACCTTAAAAAGCAGCGCGACAGCGAAGAGCAAAAGACCTTTGAACGCAATAACCTGCGCCGCCAGGCACTTGGCTTAGCCCCGCTCAAAAAAGGCCAGACACGCCCTAAGAACGAGGACCTGGACTTCCTGAAGATGGAGGCCGGCCAGATACTGACCGACTTTGTGAATATGGAAAAAGCCGCCCGTTATACCAATAACATGGCGCCATCGCAACCGTAA